One genomic segment of Gottschalkia acidurici 9a includes these proteins:
- a CDS encoding L,D-transpeptidase yields MKKILIMIVVLSVIATSCNNKQNKKIKQNELNEENKKLVEDIRNYTGQELEPNVNYIPIKDDNRITKNMVKNIYDITLNKLKNFDKNTLTGKLNYLRLVEVYDTQIPNNINVDILYDKYNIPFDYMLITSQDGQIYEKPNTNSSIAYKAEYLSKIKLEGKLIGDDNKEWYIVSWTEDNDTLYGYAPTSIGEFRTFKFQKMIEEIERLDQEMAIMNYGYISNYKNKNGTAPLLNGESIDQYGIQAYQSADAYPNLENRSEFRYIPDGMIVFILEEKGDFYKVSNFEYEGEYWVHKKYVSFENNISSLTKAVVIDTTNQNEAVFEKRDNVWTIISYTLATTGAKEKYKYETPKGRFKVQEKRDKFYYINDETKELAGYGPYGTRFTAGAYIHGVPIDFQKKDGKNIDPGMKEYLATIGTTPRSHKCVRNYTSHAKFVYDWADLTSTSVIVID; encoded by the coding sequence ATGAAAAAGATATTAATAATGATAGTTGTGTTATCCGTTATCGCAACTTCTTGCAACAATAAACAGAATAAAAAGATAAAACAAAATGAGCTAAATGAAGAAAATAAAAAACTGGTAGAAGATATAAGAAATTATACTGGGCAAGAATTAGAGCCTAATGTAAACTATATTCCAATAAAAGATGATAATAGAATTACTAAAAATATGGTTAAAAATATTTATGACATAACATTAAATAAGTTAAAGAATTTCGATAAAAACACTCTAACAGGAAAATTAAATTATCTAAGATTAGTAGAAGTATATGATACACAAATACCAAATAATATAAATGTAGATATACTATATGATAAATATAATATACCTTTTGACTATATGCTCATAACTAGCCAAGATGGACAAATTTATGAGAAACCTAATACTAATTCTAGTATTGCATATAAAGCAGAGTATCTATCTAAGATAAAGCTAGAAGGAAAATTAATTGGAGACGATAATAAAGAATGGTATATAGTATCTTGGACAGAAGATAATGATACTTTATATGGATATGCACCAACAAGCATAGGAGAATTTAGAACCTTCAAATTTCAAAAAATGATAGAGGAAATAGAAAGACTAGATCAAGAGATGGCTATTATGAATTACGGGTATATTTCTAACTATAAAAATAAAAATGGAACAGCACCATTATTAAATGGAGAGTCTATAGATCAATATGGAATACAAGCATATCAAAGTGCTGACGCATACCCTAATCTAGAAAATAGAAGTGAATTTAGATATATTCCAGATGGAATGATAGTATTTATATTAGAGGAAAAAGGAGATTTTTATAAAGTATCCAATTTTGAATATGAAGGTGAGTATTGGGTACACAAGAAATATGTGTCTTTTGAAAATAACATATCTAGTCTGACAAAAGCAGTTGTTATAGATACTACTAATCAAAATGAAGCTGTATTTGAAAAGAGAGATAATGTATGGACTATAATTTCATATACTCTAGCAACTACTGGAGCAAAAGAAAAATATAAATATGAAACTCCTAAAGGAAGATTCAAGGTTCAAGAGAAAAGAGATAAGTTCTACTATATAAATGATGAAACTAAGGAATTAGCTGGATATGGCCCTTATGGCACTAGATTTACAGCTGGAGCATATATACATGGAGTACCAATAGATTTTCAAAAGAAAGATGGTAAAAATATAGACCCAGGTATGAAAGAATACTTAGCTACCATAGGAACTACTCCAAGGTCTCATAAGTGTGTTAGAAACTATACTAGTCATGCTAAATTTGTATATGATTGGGCAGATCTTACAAGTACATCAGTTATAGTTATAGATTAG
- the splB gene encoding spore photoproduct lyase produces the protein MYVPKRVLFEEKALSYELGAELYKSFKEKGVVTHILKGNRVSGIPGDSPQSLYSEGKSTLVVRVRKKGEFQTCKPSAHYQLPLVSGCAGKCEYCYLNTRFGNKPYITVYANIDEILEETKKYIEERKPQVTIFEGAATSDPIPLEEYTGMLAKTIEFIGKEEYAKFRFVTKFDTIDSLLGLNHNGKTTIRFSINTERVIKTYEHGTVDLYKRIEASKKIISNGYNLGFIIGPVILYEGWKKEYLFMLHELRKILKGYESEKIHFEVISHRFTTAAKNKIIEIFPKTTLPMVEEERKFKYGQFGYGKYLYKQEELNEMKEFFQNNISSLFPSSEVDYII, from the coding sequence GTGTATGTTCCTAAAAGAGTATTGTTTGAAGAAAAGGCCCTATCTTATGAGCTAGGAGCCGAATTATATAAATCTTTTAAAGAAAAAGGAGTAGTAACTCATATATTAAAAGGAAATAGAGTATCTGGAATTCCAGGAGATAGTCCTCAAAGTTTATATTCAGAAGGGAAAAGTACATTAGTAGTTAGAGTAAGAAAAAAAGGTGAATTTCAAACTTGTAAACCATCTGCACATTATCAGTTACCACTAGTATCAGGTTGTGCTGGAAAGTGTGAATACTGTTATTTGAATACTAGATTTGGAAACAAACCGTATATAACTGTATATGCTAATATAGATGAAATACTAGAAGAAACAAAAAAATATATAGAGGAAAGAAAACCACAAGTTACTATATTTGAAGGTGCAGCTACTTCTGATCCTATACCTTTAGAAGAATATACTGGAATGCTTGCTAAGACGATAGAATTTATAGGGAAGGAGGAATATGCTAAATTTAGATTTGTTACTAAGTTTGATACAATAGATAGTTTACTAGGTTTAAATCATAATGGAAAAACCACTATTAGATTCAGTATAAATACAGAAAGGGTAATAAAAACTTATGAACATGGAACTGTAGATTTATACAAAAGAATAGAGGCTTCTAAAAAAATTATAAGTAATGGATATAACCTAGGGTTCATAATAGGTCCAGTGATATTGTATGAAGGTTGGAAAAAAGAATATTTATTTATGCTACATGAACTAAGAAAAATTCTGAAAGGTTATGAAAGTGAGAAAATTCACTTTGAGGTAATATCACATAGATTTACTACAGCTGCAAAAAATAAGATAATCGAGATATTTCCTAAAACTACTTTACCTATGGTAGAAGAAGAAAGAAAATTCAAGTACGGACAATTTGGATATGGTAAGTATTTATATAAACAGGAGGAATTAAATGAAATGAAGGAGTTTTTTCAAAATAATATAAGCAGTCTTTTCCCAAGTAGTGAAGTTGACTATATTATTTAG
- a CDS encoding DUF881 domain-containing protein, with product MIGIKDKIVFILICIVLGVILSIQFKTVVSTVGEGVNPNQRGKQLSLEYEKLQDQKEELKSKLDDVEKEIKKHVDIEKDKDAHVEKLYSELEKYKMFVGYSTIKGPGISIEINEPSMQMKMGEESSILIANYDLILQLISRLNDLGAEAISINDQRYTNYTSLQPDVNRIKINGISVSPPFIINVIGNAEELQRGLKVKGNVMWDMEHRYLYGVKIKESGNIIIPKYTKIEKLKYAKPSKGNN from the coding sequence TTGATTGGAATAAAAGACAAGATAGTGTTTATCCTGATTTGTATAGTTTTGGGGGTAATACTTTCTATCCAATTTAAAACAGTGGTAAGCACAGTTGGAGAAGGTGTTAATCCAAATCAAAGGGGAAAGCAATTATCATTAGAATATGAAAAGCTACAAGATCAAAAAGAAGAATTAAAAAGTAAACTAGATGATGTAGAAAAAGAAATAAAAAAGCACGTAGATATTGAAAAGGATAAAGATGCTCATGTTGAAAAATTATATAGTGAATTAGAAAAATATAAGATGTTTGTTGGATACAGTACCATAAAAGGGCCAGGAATTAGTATAGAAATAAATGAGCCATCTATGCAAATGAAAATGGGAGAAGAAAGTAGTATACTAATTGCAAACTATGATCTTATATTACAATTAATAAGCAGATTAAATGACTTAGGAGCAGAAGCTATATCTATAAATGATCAAAGATATACTAACTACACTAGCTTACAGCCAGATGTTAATCGTATAAAGATAAATGGCATATCAGTTTCACCACCATTTATAATTAATGTAATAGGAAATGCTGAGGAACTTCAAAGAGGATTAAAGGTTAAAGGAAATGTAATGTGGGATATGGAGCATAGATACTTATATGGTGTTAAAATTAAAGAATCTGGAAATATAATCATACCTAAGTATACAAAAATAGAAAAACTAAAGTATGCTAAGCCTAGCAAAGGTAATAACTAA
- the argH gene encoding argininosuccinate lyase has protein sequence MKLWGGRFQKEENKLMEDFNSSLPFDKRLYKQDITGSIAHVQMLAKSGILTEVEKEQIMSGLETILKDIEEGKLLIEGSEDIHTFVESNLIQRIGDVGKKLHTSRSRNDQVALDMRMFAKENGQMVADMLEDLGETIKRLGEENNYLMPGYTHLQRAQVVTFKHHMMAYNSMFGRDKKRLLNCLDILDESPLGCGALAGTTHSIDRAYTAEKLGFKKPVDNFMDGVSDRDYLLEMLSSFSIIMMHLSRLSEELIIWSSQEFRFVQIDDAYATGSSIMPQKKNPDAAELIRGKTGRVYGALMGMLTTMKGIPLAYNKDMQEDKQQFFDALDTVTACLSIMNEMLKTLKVNKDVLRSAVKAGFLNATEVADYLVNKGVAFRDAHKIVGEIVILCESKGVAIEDLSLEELNGVDPNFTEDIYDFIDYDQVFNKGIKRELL, from the coding sequence ATGAAACTTTGGGGTGGAAGATTCCAAAAAGAAGAAAACAAACTAATGGAAGACTTCAACAGCTCTCTTCCATTTGATAAAAGACTATATAAGCAAGATATAACAGGAAGTATAGCTCATGTACAGATGCTTGCTAAAAGTGGAATACTGACAGAAGTTGAAAAAGAGCAGATCATGTCTGGACTTGAAACTATACTTAAGGATATAGAAGAAGGTAAGCTTTTAATAGAGGGAAGCGAAGATATTCATACATTTGTAGAGTCAAACCTTATTCAAAGAATAGGAGATGTGGGAAAAAAACTACACACTTCTAGAAGTAGAAATGACCAAGTGGCACTAGATATGAGAATGTTTGCTAAAGAAAATGGTCAAATGGTAGCAGATATGTTAGAAGATCTAGGTGAAACTATAAAAAGATTAGGTGAAGAAAATAACTATCTAATGCCAGGATATACTCATTTACAAAGAGCACAAGTAGTTACATTTAAACACCACATGATGGCTTATAATAGTATGTTTGGAAGAGATAAAAAAAGACTTTTAAATTGTTTAGATATTTTAGACGAGTCACCACTAGGGTGTGGAGCATTAGCTGGAACTACTCACTCTATAGATAGAGCATATACAGCAGAAAAATTAGGATTTAAAAAACCAGTAGATAATTTTATGGATGGGGTAAGTGACAGAGATTATTTACTAGAAATGCTTTCATCATTTTCAATTATAATGATGCACTTAAGTAGATTAAGTGAAGAACTTATAATATGGAGTAGTCAAGAATTTAGATTTGTCCAAATAGATGATGCTTATGCAACTGGAAGCAGCATAATGCCACAAAAGAAAAACCCAGATGCAGCTGAGCTTATAAGAGGAAAAACAGGTAGAGTATATGGTGCACTTATGGGAATGCTTACTACTATGAAAGGTATACCTTTAGCATATAACAAAGATATGCAAGAGGATAAGCAACAGTTTTTTGATGCACTAGATACAGTTACAGCTTGTTTATCTATAATGAACGAAATGCTGAAAACACTAAAAGTAAATAAAGATGTTTTAAGAAGTGCAGTAAAAGCAGGTTTCTTAAATGCGACAGAAGTGGCAGATTATTTAGTAAATAAAGGTGTAGCGTTTAGAGATGCTCATAAAATAGTAGGAGAAATAGTTATATTATGTGAATCTAAAGGTGTGGCTATAGAAGATTTATCTTTAGAAGAATTAAATGGAGTAGATCCTAACTTTACAGAAGACATATATGATTTCATAGATTATGATCAAGTTTTTAATAAAGGTATAAAAAGAGAATTATTATAA
- a CDS encoding argininosuccinate synthase, which produces MKEKVVLAYSGGLDTSIVIPWLKENYNMEIIAACINVGQDDDMDKVREKAIESGASKIYIEDVKEEFVKDYVFKAIKANAVYEDKYLMGTAVARPLIAKKLVEIAHKEGAKYICHGCTGKGNDQVRFEAGIASIDSSIQIIAPWRIWDISSREDAIDYANQKGISVPVTKEKIYSRDMNLMHISHEGGHLEDPKNEHKAEELYLMTKTLEQAKDEPTYIELHFEKGVPTKLDGKAMSPAELLGELNRIGGENGVGIVDILENRLVGMKSRGVYESPGATILMEAHKDLEKLTLDKMTYHFKQTVAIKYGELVYDGLWFSQLKEALDAFIDSTQETVTGWIKLKLYKGNIMIAGMDSPNALYDEQISSFGASDLYDHKDADGFIKLFTLPLKIRSMAKNK; this is translated from the coding sequence ATGAAAGAAAAAGTTGTATTAGCATATTCAGGAGGACTGGATACTTCAATAGTAATACCTTGGTTAAAAGAAAACTATAATATGGAAATAATAGCAGCTTGTATAAACGTTGGACAAGATGACGATATGGATAAAGTAAGAGAAAAGGCAATAGAGTCAGGAGCATCTAAAATATATATAGAAGATGTTAAAGAAGAGTTTGTGAAAGATTATGTGTTTAAAGCTATAAAAGCAAATGCAGTTTATGAAGATAAGTATTTAATGGGAACAGCTGTAGCAAGACCACTTATAGCTAAAAAGTTAGTTGAAATAGCTCATAAAGAAGGGGCAAAATATATTTGTCATGGATGTACTGGTAAAGGAAATGACCAAGTAAGATTCGAAGCTGGAATAGCATCTATAGACTCAAGTATACAAATTATAGCACCTTGGAGAATTTGGGATATAAGCTCAAGAGAAGATGCGATAGATTATGCAAATCAAAAAGGAATATCAGTTCCAGTAACAAAAGAAAAAATTTACTCAAGAGATATGAACTTAATGCACATAAGCCATGAGGGTGGACACTTAGAAGATCCTAAAAATGAGCATAAAGCAGAAGAATTATACTTAATGACTAAAACATTAGAGCAAGCTAAAGATGAACCAACTTATATAGAATTACATTTTGAAAAAGGAGTTCCTACAAAATTAGATGGAAAAGCAATGTCACCAGCTGAGCTTCTAGGTGAGCTAAACAGAATTGGTGGAGAAAACGGTGTAGGTATAGTAGATATATTAGAGAATAGATTAGTAGGAATGAAATCAAGAGGAGTATATGAGTCACCAGGAGCTACAATATTAATGGAAGCTCATAAGGACTTAGAAAAATTAACTTTAGATAAAATGACATATCACTTTAAACAAACTGTAGCTATAAAATACGGAGAACTTGTTTACGATGGATTATGGTTCAGTCAACTTAAGGAAGCACTAGATGCATTCATAGATTCAACACAAGAAACTGTTACAGGTTGGATAAAATTAAAACTTTATAAAGGAAATATAATGATAGCTGGAATGGATTCACCTAATGCACTATATGATGAACAAATATCATCATTTGGAGCGAGTGATCTTTACGACCATAAAGATGCTGATGGATTTATAAAATTATTTACATTACCATTAAAAATAAGATCTATGGCTAAAAACAAATAA